A genomic window from Synechococcus sp. WH 8016 includes:
- a CDS encoding phosphate-starvation-inducible PsiE family protein: MPQARRKRRSFLLLVDSAEQQVAKLLTVITSVVIVAALIQLTIRVSLALIYTDRNSYWLGDGLIKILGDLLTVLIALEVLQNVTSYLRKHVIQIELVLVTALTAVARKVIVLPAGSENKPQLLIGLGIASIALAGSYWLVKRSSPLYPAARMEDWNPQANTERAIESQDSDLSAPGGDDDGLESRADHPR; the protein is encoded by the coding sequence GTGCCTCAGGCCCGTCGTAAGCGTCGATCCTTCCTGCTGCTCGTCGACTCCGCAGAGCAACAAGTAGCCAAGCTGCTCACGGTTATCACATCCGTGGTGATTGTGGCGGCCCTGATCCAACTCACCATTCGGGTCAGTCTTGCGCTGATTTACACCGATCGAAATTCCTATTGGTTGGGTGATGGGCTGATCAAAATTCTTGGGGATCTGCTCACCGTCCTGATTGCCCTGGAAGTCCTTCAGAACGTCACGAGCTACCTGAGGAAACATGTCATTCAGATTGAACTGGTTCTGGTAACAGCTCTCACGGCTGTTGCCAGAAAAGTCATTGTTTTACCTGCAGGATCAGAAAATAAACCACAACTCCTCATTGGGCTGGGGATCGCTTCGATTGCCCTGGCCGGCTCCTACTGGCTGGTCAAACGCTCAAGCCCTCTCTATCCAGCGGCAAGAATGGAGGACTGGAACCCACAGGCCAATACAGAGCGAGCCATAGAGTCCCAGGACTCGGATCTGTCCGCTCCAGGCGGTGACGACGATGGGCTGGAATCAAGAGCTGATCACCCACGCTGA